In the genome of Paludisphaera rhizosphaerae, one region contains:
- a CDS encoding glycosyltransferase family 87 protein, protein MWIFHHNWTLPIAVIALPFLLTKRRWVGAERALFAAAVATLIVRLAAQHLGGGFSADFHHFHESGRLATAGENPYPPRETPTLNPPTFLPLAKVIALIPDETAAPWWGLGIVICSAACTWAAWKALQSASNEAHQDAEPFPWGLAALVLLSPPVNTAVALGQISALVGLAIFGGIWLQNSGRPVLGGLLLATATFKPGTLIPALTLLLNRRGVRTFIGLAAGVLVLMLLAAPPSRWVFLCREELVRIAECEQPGRVNDIDYTTGRDFNEILSAGRIIQGLGVHDLQTRNRVERAVVLALTLALAGAAFSAKLRPPAAIATAASLGCLFLYHRLYDCIILAAPLYYCSTKSLQSSGARKIAFTAGVMAILWVLYLPGGRMLGSLARWSTDAGTAGRLVQAVVLPVAAWLLVFIIVLIVADEFVHGSAPRTVRFRRMAGARHPNSVRAIRSDSRQPDAPERLATATRKTEKSESAEG, encoded by the coding sequence ATGTGGATCTTCCATCACAACTGGACTCTACCCATCGCTGTAATCGCGTTGCCATTCTTGCTGACGAAGCGTCGCTGGGTTGGCGCCGAGCGAGCGCTCTTCGCAGCGGCCGTCGCAACCCTGATTGTACGGCTGGCCGCGCAGCACCTCGGAGGCGGCTTCTCGGCGGACTTCCACCACTTCCATGAGTCCGGTCGGCTGGCGACAGCCGGGGAGAACCCTTACCCCCCTCGCGAGACTCCCACGCTCAATCCGCCGACGTTCCTTCCCCTGGCCAAGGTCATCGCCCTCATTCCAGACGAAACCGCTGCCCCGTGGTGGGGGCTGGGAATCGTGATCTGCTCAGCCGCTTGCACCTGGGCGGCGTGGAAAGCGCTGCAGTCGGCAAGCAACGAGGCTCACCAAGACGCAGAGCCCTTTCCCTGGGGTCTCGCCGCGCTCGTCCTACTCTCGCCGCCCGTTAACACCGCCGTCGCGCTGGGGCAGATCAGCGCCCTTGTCGGTCTCGCGATCTTTGGAGGGATCTGGCTTCAGAACAGCGGCCGGCCCGTCCTCGGAGGGCTCTTGCTCGCGACGGCCACATTCAAGCCGGGCACGCTCATCCCTGCGTTGACGCTGCTCCTCAACCGTAGAGGCGTCCGGACGTTCATTGGACTGGCCGCGGGCGTCCTTGTTCTGATGCTCCTCGCCGCTCCACCCTCCCGCTGGGTCTTCCTCTGCCGCGAGGAACTCGTCAGGATCGCCGAGTGCGAGCAACCGGGGCGGGTCAACGATATCGACTACACCACCGGCCGCGATTTCAACGAGATCCTCAGCGCGGGCCGGATCATCCAGGGCCTAGGCGTCCACGACCTTCAAACCCGCAACCGGGTCGAGCGAGCTGTCGTCCTGGCGCTGACGCTGGCCCTCGCCGGGGCCGCTTTCTCGGCAAAACTCCGCCCGCCCGCCGCGATCGCGACCGCTGCCAGCCTGGGGTGCCTGTTCCTCTACCATCGACTCTACGACTGCATCATCCTGGCTGCTCCCCTGTACTACTGTTCGACGAAATCGCTCCAATCGTCAGGCGCTCGAAAAATCGCCTTCACGGCCGGGGTCATGGCTATCCTGTGGGTCCTTTATCTCCCCGGGGGGCGCATGTTGGGCTCACTGGCCCGATGGTCGACCGATGCGGGGACCGCCGGCAGGCTCGTTCAGGCGGTCGTCCTCCCCGTGGCAGCCTGGCTCCTCGTCTTCATCATCGTGCTGATCGTCGCCGATGAATTCGTGCACGGGTCGGCCCCCCGAACGGTCCGGTTCAGGCGGATGGCTGGTGCAAGGCATCCGAATTCCGTCCGTGCGATTCGATCCGACTCCCGTCAGCCCGACGCTCCAGAACGGCTGGCGACCGCGACCCGAAAGACGGAGAAGTCCGAATCGGCCGAGGGGTGA
- a CDS encoding zinc metallopeptidase has protein sequence MFFGADPLYLLLVTPALALAGWAQARIMSAYREGSRYRAHSGVTGAQAAQIVMQEGGVSGVPIEPVAGQLTDHYDPSHKVLRLSAGNFQEDSLAAVGVAAHEAGHAIQDATHYPLLVVRNLMVPLAGLGSNASTLLLIGGVALQWPALMYLAIGLFSLAVLFQVVNLPVEFNASRRARAMLQESGLVSAQEDVVVGKVLNAAALTYVAATLTGVSQLLYFLIRTGALGGRRSRNDDVA, from the coding sequence ATGTTCTTCGGCGCCGACCCTTTGTATCTGTTGCTGGTGACTCCCGCACTTGCGTTGGCTGGCTGGGCCCAGGCTCGGATCATGTCGGCCTACCGGGAGGGGTCGCGGTACCGGGCCCATTCCGGAGTGACCGGGGCGCAGGCGGCGCAGATCGTGATGCAGGAGGGGGGCGTTTCGGGCGTGCCGATCGAGCCGGTGGCCGGGCAATTGACCGACCACTACGACCCTTCGCACAAGGTGCTGCGGCTCTCGGCGGGGAACTTTCAGGAGGACTCGCTGGCGGCCGTCGGCGTGGCCGCGCACGAGGCGGGCCACGCGATTCAGGATGCGACGCACTACCCGCTGCTTGTGGTTCGCAACTTGATGGTCCCTTTGGCGGGCCTGGGCTCGAACGCCTCGACCCTCCTGCTGATCGGCGGTGTGGCGTTGCAATGGCCGGCGTTGATGTATTTGGCCATCGGCCTCTTCTCGCTGGCCGTCCTCTTTCAGGTGGTGAATCTCCCCGTGGAGTTCAACGCGAGCCGGCGGGCGCGGGCGATGCTCCAGGAATCCGGCCTGGTCTCGGCGCAGGAGGACGTCGTGGTCGGGAAAGTTCTCAACGCCGCGGCGTTGACGTACGTCGCGGCGACGCTGACGGGCGTCTCGCAGTTGCTATACTTCCTGATCCGCACCGGGGCGCTCGGCGGTCGTCGCAGCCGCAACGACGACGTGGCGTGA
- a CDS encoding DUF1553 domain-containing protein: MVRSPRSPALILLLVGLVRVSGVEAASDPIDYTGQVKPILKARCYSCHGSLKREARLRLDTGEAIRRGGDGGPAVEPGHAGESQLIDRVVEADPAQRMPPEGAPLTPDQIEILRAWVDQGAGSPNDERPEVDPKKHWAFLPPVRPSVPSIPNASSVRNPIDGFLAKDQERRGVTPIGPAEPHVLLRRLYLDLTGLPPTRAQLQEYLSDPSQERYERVVDRLLASPQYGERWARHWMDVWRYSDWYGRRAVPDVLNSYAMIWRWRDWIVGSLNEDKGYDQMVVEMLAADEVAPTRPADLAATGFLVRNFYRWNYNSWMKDTVEHTGKAFLALTFNCAHCHDHKYDPIRQEDYFALRAVFEPMELRHDRLPGEPDPGPYPKYDYGKAYPPIKSGMVRVFDEKLDAQTFLYTRGESRNIVPNRPPVPPGMPSFLGGKPYQVVPVELPAQAAYPALQAFVRGEETDGLATALAKAEKNLGTVREQTGKPESWYRAAEMERDDALAQAASLRARIAADDARHGLASGDVEALSREASRAERLAAKTRAETALAKAELAVAEAKPPAEQEKAKKLREKALKSLETARVEAEKESADYTPIGPSYPKRSTGRRTALARWIVDRGNPLAARVAVNHIWRWHFGTPLVATTSDFGRNGTAPTHPELLDWLAVELMEPSSPGTPPWSMKALHRLIVTSAAYRSASHSKDPDSRNLAGDPENHSLWRFPTSRLEAEEVRDAVLQAAGGLDTAMGGPDIDLAQGMTSRRRTLYFTHHAEARMTFLELFDAPDACDAYRRTTSVAPQQALALVNNKLLLDLSRELADRLWAESATRGEPERGQAFVAAAFEQLLTRPPSSRELELSATFLDRQTTLLRAEHPSTEAGAAEDAASRARRDLIHALFSHNDFITVH; encoded by the coding sequence ATGGTCCGTTCCCCTCGATCGCCGGCCCTGATCCTGTTGCTCGTAGGACTCGTCCGAGTTTCTGGGGTCGAGGCGGCCTCGGATCCCATCGACTACACAGGCCAGGTCAAGCCGATCCTCAAGGCCCGTTGCTACAGCTGCCACGGCTCATTGAAACGAGAGGCGAGACTTCGACTCGATACGGGCGAGGCGATTCGTCGAGGAGGAGACGGCGGTCCCGCCGTCGAGCCGGGCCATGCCGGCGAAAGCCAGCTCATCGATCGGGTGGTCGAGGCCGATCCCGCGCAGCGAATGCCCCCCGAAGGTGCTCCGCTGACCCCGGACCAGATCGAGATCCTGCGCGCCTGGGTCGACCAGGGAGCCGGTTCGCCGAATGACGAGAGGCCGGAGGTTGATCCCAAGAAGCACTGGGCGTTCTTACCCCCGGTGCGCCCCTCGGTTCCCTCGATTCCGAATGCCTCCTCGGTGCGAAACCCGATCGACGGCTTCCTGGCGAAGGATCAGGAGCGGCGCGGTGTAACGCCGATCGGGCCTGCCGAGCCGCACGTGCTGCTGCGACGGCTGTATCTCGATCTGACGGGTCTGCCCCCAACCCGAGCGCAGTTGCAAGAGTATCTCTCCGATCCGTCGCAAGAGCGTTACGAGCGTGTGGTGGACCGTCTCCTGGCCAGTCCGCAGTACGGCGAGCGTTGGGCGCGGCACTGGATGGACGTCTGGCGCTACAGCGACTGGTACGGCCGCCGAGCCGTCCCCGACGTCCTGAACAGCTACGCCATGATCTGGCGATGGCGGGACTGGATCGTCGGTTCGCTCAACGAGGACAAGGGCTACGACCAGATGGTCGTGGAGATGCTCGCGGCCGATGAGGTCGCGCCGACGCGTCCGGCCGATCTTGCGGCCACCGGCTTCCTCGTTCGGAATTTCTACCGGTGGAACTACAACTCCTGGATGAAGGACACCGTCGAGCACACCGGCAAGGCGTTCCTCGCCCTCACGTTCAATTGCGCCCATTGCCACGACCACAAATACGACCCGATCCGGCAGGAGGATTACTTCGCCCTCCGCGCCGTCTTCGAGCCGATGGAACTGCGGCACGACCGCCTGCCGGGAGAGCCCGACCCAGGCCCGTATCCCAAGTACGACTACGGAAAGGCCTACCCCCCGATCAAGTCAGGGATGGTTCGGGTGTTCGACGAGAAGCTCGACGCCCAGACGTTCCTCTACACCCGGGGCGAGTCGCGGAACATCGTCCCCAACCGTCCGCCCGTCCCTCCAGGGATGCCCTCGTTCCTGGGCGGGAAACCGTACCAGGTCGTCCCGGTGGAACTCCCCGCGCAAGCGGCCTACCCGGCGCTTCAGGCTTTCGTTCGAGGTGAAGAGACGGACGGGCTGGCGACCGCTCTCGCCAAGGCTGAGAAAAACCTCGGGACCGTCCGGGAGCAGACCGGGAAGCCGGAATCGTGGTATCGCGCTGCCGAGATGGAGCGGGACGACGCCCTGGCCCAGGCGGCTTCGCTCCGCGCGAGGATCGCCGCGGACGACGCACGTCACGGCCTCGCTTCAGGGGATGTCGAGGCGCTCTCCCGCGAAGCCTCGCGCGCCGAACGTCTGGCTGCGAAGACACGAGCCGAGACCGCGTTGGCGAAGGCGGAGTTGGCCGTGGCCGAGGCGAAACCACCCGCGGAGCAGGAGAAAGCGAAAAAGCTGAGGGAGAAGGCTCTCAAGTCTTTGGAGACGGCGCGAGTCGAAGCGGAGAAGGAGTCCGCGGACTACACGCCGATCGGCCCGAGCTATCCGAAGCGCAGTACGGGCAGGCGAACCGCGCTGGCGCGCTGGATCGTCGATCGTGGGAACCCTCTGGCCGCGAGGGTCGCGGTCAACCACATCTGGAGATGGCACTTCGGAACGCCGCTCGTCGCCACAACCTCGGATTTCGGCCGCAACGGAACGGCCCCGACGCATCCCGAATTGCTCGATTGGCTCGCCGTGGAATTGATGGAGCCCTCTTCGCCCGGCACGCCGCCCTGGTCGATGAAGGCGCTCCACCGGTTGATCGTGACGAGCGCCGCCTATCGATCCGCATCGCACAGCAAAGACCCCGACAGCCGTAACCTCGCCGGCGATCCGGAGAATCACTCGCTCTGGCGATTCCCCACATCGCGTTTGGAGGCCGAGGAGGTGCGCGACGCCGTTCTCCAGGCCGCCGGCGGGCTCGATACGGCGATGGGAGGCCCGGACATCGACCTCGCCCAGGGGATGACGTCTCGAAGGCGAACCCTGTACTTTACCCACCACGCCGAGGCTCGGATGACGTTCCTCGAACTCTTCGACGCCCCCGACGCCTGCGACGCCTACCGCCGGACGACATCCGTCGCGCCGCAGCAGGCTCTCGCTCTGGTCAACAACAAGCTGCTCCTCGATCTGAGTCGTGAATTGGCCGATCGACTCTGGGCTGAATCAGCCACACGCGGCGAACCGGAACGCGGCCAGGCGTTCGTGGCAGCCGCGTTCGAGCAATTGCTGACGCGTCCCCCTTCGTCGCGAGAGCTGGAATTGTCCGCGACGTTCCTCGACCGGCAAACCACCCTGCTCCGAGCTGAGCATCCCTCGACCGAAGCCGGCGCAGCCGAGGACGCGGCCTCTCGCGCCCGACGAGACCTCATCCACGCCCTGTTCAGTCACAACGACTTCATCACCGTCCACTGA
- a CDS encoding DUF1501 domain-containing protein has product MRGRRPSNSGPPCGRIRRRTFLSDVGLGFTGLALGAMMQREGLARSEHEGAGAVVGPHFAPRASSVIWIFLSGGVSHLETWDPKPLLNRYAGKTYDDTGMPSPFKSPLFRERSRAVVGEDRTHSQIFPLQVGFKKYGEAGVEVSDWWPQLATCVDDIAFVRSMYTTDNDHAAEFQMHHGRHKLDEKQPVLGSWIHYGLGTLNENLPQFVFLGQYKDPRVRENFSADYLGPQHSGVELSLDPKNPLAFGRRLDSVSVEEQAAEFSFIRDLNGLAAVEYPEDDALRARVRAYELAFRMQRSVPEAMSLDEESPETQRLYGIDEESTAIYGRRLLAARRLAERGVRFTLVYLSDYGEWDSHNQLKDLHARSCARVDRPIAGLLKDLKRRGLTDDVTVVCCTEFGRTPGLEVRNGVVAGATGRDHHPHAFTVWFAGAGIRGGTVHGATDELGFHAVESPHYVTDIHATTLHLLGLDPRRLDVPGRKRLEIDYGRPIQEILS; this is encoded by the coding sequence TTGAGAGGCCGAAGACCCTCGAACAGCGGCCCCCCGTGCGGCCGGATCCGCCGACGAACCTTCCTGTCCGACGTCGGCCTCGGCTTCACTGGCCTGGCTCTCGGGGCCATGATGCAGCGAGAGGGCTTGGCTCGCTCAGAGCACGAGGGTGCCGGAGCGGTCGTCGGGCCGCACTTCGCCCCCCGGGCCTCCAGCGTCATCTGGATCTTTCTTTCGGGGGGCGTCAGCCACCTGGAGACCTGGGATCCCAAACCGCTGCTGAACCGATACGCCGGAAAAACTTACGACGACACGGGCATGCCCAGCCCGTTCAAGTCCCCCCTGTTCCGCGAACGCTCCCGGGCCGTCGTCGGCGAGGACCGGACGCATTCGCAGATCTTTCCGCTCCAGGTCGGCTTCAAGAAGTACGGCGAGGCGGGCGTGGAGGTCAGCGACTGGTGGCCGCAACTGGCGACCTGCGTCGACGACATCGCCTTCGTGCGCTCGATGTACACGACCGACAACGACCACGCCGCCGAATTCCAGATGCACCACGGCCGCCACAAGCTCGACGAAAAGCAGCCCGTGCTGGGGTCGTGGATCCATTACGGCCTGGGGACTCTGAACGAGAACCTGCCGCAGTTCGTCTTCCTCGGTCAGTACAAGGATCCACGCGTCCGGGAGAACTTCTCCGCCGATTACCTGGGCCCGCAACACTCCGGCGTCGAGTTGTCGCTCGATCCCAAGAACCCGCTCGCCTTCGGCCGACGGCTCGACTCGGTTTCCGTGGAGGAGCAGGCCGCTGAGTTCTCCTTCATCCGAGACCTGAACGGACTCGCCGCCGTCGAGTACCCCGAGGACGACGCGCTCCGCGCCCGGGTTCGGGCTTACGAGCTTGCGTTCCGGATGCAGCGCTCGGTCCCCGAGGCCATGAGCCTCGATGAGGAAAGCCCCGAGACTCAGAGGTTGTACGGGATCGACGAGGAGAGTACGGCGATCTACGGCCGTCGCCTGCTCGCCGCTCGCCGCCTGGCCGAGCGAGGCGTTCGATTCACGCTGGTCTATCTGAGCGACTACGGAGAGTGGGACTCGCACAACCAACTCAAGGACCTTCACGCCCGCTCGTGCGCCCGGGTCGACCGACCAATCGCGGGCCTCCTCAAGGACCTCAAGCGCCGAGGGTTGACCGACGACGTAACCGTCGTCTGCTGCACCGAGTTCGGCAGGACTCCCGGTTTGGAAGTCCGCAACGGGGTCGTCGCCGGCGCCACGGGGCGCGATCACCATCCTCACGCCTTCACGGTCTGGTTCGCGGGAGCCGGAATCCGGGGCGGGACCGTTCACGGGGCGACCGACGAGTTAGGGTTCCACGCCGTTGAGTCTCCCCACTACGTGACAGACATCCACGCAACAACCCTTCACCTCCTGGGCCTCGACCCTCGCCGACTCGACGTCCCCGGCCGCAAGCGGCTTGAGATCGACTACGGACGCCCCATCCAGGAAATCCTCTCCTGA